A window of the Microbacterium sp. AZCO genome harbors these coding sequences:
- the serC gene encoding phosphoserine transaminase: MPHVLLPREILPADGRFGCGPSKVRTEQLEKLRSHLSLLGTSHRQAPVKDLVGRTRGHLSDLFRLPSGYEIILGNGGSTAFWDAAAFGLIEKRSQNLVFGEFGGKFAAAAKAPWLEAPDVRSVDAGTRTVAEAVEGVDVYAWPHNETSTGVSAPVQRVAGDEGALTVIDATSAAGGIDFSVAETDVYYFAPQKNLGSDGGLWFAAVSPAAIERIERVAASGRYVPEFLSLKNALDNSRLNQTLNTPAIATLVLLESQLEWINSHGGLQWADARTHESSQALYDWAEASTYATPFVADPADRSPVVVTIDFDESVDAAAVAKSLRSNGIVDTEPYRKLGRNQLRVATFVSIEPDDVRQLIRAIDYTVERLG; this comes from the coding sequence ATGCCCCACGTCCTGCTGCCTCGTGAGATCCTGCCCGCCGACGGACGCTTCGGCTGCGGCCCCTCCAAGGTGCGCACCGAGCAGCTGGAGAAGCTGCGCTCGCACCTCTCTCTCCTGGGCACGTCGCACCGCCAGGCGCCCGTGAAGGACCTCGTCGGCCGCACCCGCGGCCACCTCTCCGACCTCTTCCGCCTGCCCAGCGGCTACGAGATCATCCTCGGCAACGGCGGATCGACGGCGTTCTGGGATGCCGCGGCCTTCGGTCTCATCGAGAAGCGCAGCCAGAACCTCGTGTTCGGCGAGTTCGGCGGCAAGTTCGCCGCCGCCGCGAAGGCGCCCTGGCTCGAGGCCCCCGACGTGCGCTCGGTCGACGCCGGCACGCGGACCGTTGCCGAGGCCGTCGAGGGCGTCGACGTGTACGCGTGGCCGCACAACGAGACGTCGACCGGCGTCTCGGCACCTGTCCAGCGGGTCGCGGGCGACGAGGGCGCGCTGACCGTCATCGACGCCACGAGCGCCGCCGGCGGCATCGACTTCAGCGTCGCCGAGACGGACGTCTACTACTTCGCCCCGCAGAAGAACCTGGGCTCCGACGGCGGCCTCTGGTTCGCCGCGGTCTCGCCCGCCGCGATCGAGCGCATCGAGCGGGTCGCCGCATCCGGCCGCTACGTCCCCGAGTTCCTGAGCCTCAAGAACGCTCTCGACAACTCGCGCCTCAACCAGACGCTCAACACCCCCGCGATCGCGACGCTCGTGCTGCTCGAATCGCAGCTCGAGTGGATCAACTCGCACGGCGGCCTGCAGTGGGCCGACGCCCGCACGCACGAGTCGTCGCAGGCGCTGTATGACTGGGCCGAGGCATCCACCTATGCGACGCCCTTCGTGGCGGACCCCGCCGACCGCTCCCCCGTCGTCGTCACGATCGATTTCGACGAGTCGGTGGATGCCGCGGCTGTCGCCAAGAGCCTGCGCTCGAACGGGATCGTCGACACGGAGCCGTACCGCAAGCTCGGGCGCAACCAGCTGCGCGTCGCGACCTTCGTCTCGATCGAGCCCGACGACGTGCGCCAGCTCATCCGGGCGATCGACTACACGGTCGAGCGCCTCGGCTGA
- a CDS encoding ABC transporter ATP-binding protein, with protein MNSLNPVARVGKQIVDGILAHRPEWSAARAQERAAEMFELVGISPDRMKSYPHQLSGGMRQRVMIAMALALDPQVLIMDEPTTALDVVMQRQIVEQIADLRERLGFSVIFITHDVSLLIEIADRIAIMYAGEIVEDAAAHDVYRQPRHPYSDALLHSFPPLRGTRRELSGIPGSPPDLSRLPRGCPFAARCAFAWDACRAVTPELTVPRVEGDDRARSVRCLRHDPARVRAAGFEPLPVPPELAR; from the coding sequence ATGAACTCGCTCAACCCCGTCGCGCGCGTCGGCAAGCAGATCGTCGACGGCATCCTCGCGCATCGGCCCGAATGGTCGGCCGCGCGGGCGCAGGAGCGCGCGGCCGAGATGTTCGAGCTCGTCGGCATCTCGCCCGACCGCATGAAGTCGTACCCGCATCAGCTCTCAGGCGGCATGCGCCAGCGCGTCATGATCGCCATGGCGCTCGCGCTCGATCCGCAGGTGCTCATCATGGATGAGCCGACGACGGCCCTCGACGTCGTCATGCAGCGGCAGATCGTCGAGCAGATCGCCGACCTCCGCGAACGGCTCGGCTTCTCGGTCATCTTCATCACGCACGACGTGTCGCTGCTCATCGAGATCGCCGACCGCATCGCGATCATGTACGCGGGCGAGATCGTGGAGGATGCCGCGGCGCACGACGTGTACCGGCAGCCGAGGCATCCCTATTCCGACGCGCTGCTGCACTCGTTCCCGCCGCTCCGCGGGACTCGGCGCGAGCTCTCCGGAATCCCCGGCTCGCCGCCCGACCTCTCCCGCCTGCCGCGCGGGTGCCCGTTCGCCGCGCGCTGCGCGTTCGCATGGGATGCCTGCCGCGCGGTCACGCCCGAGCTGACGGTTCCTCGTGTCGAGGGCGACGACCGCGCCCGCTCGGTGCGCTGCCTGCGCCACGACCCCGCGCGCGTCCGCGCCGCCGGCTTCGAGCCCCTGCCCGTCCCCCCGGAGCTCGCGCGTTAG
- a CDS encoding ATP-binding cassette domain-containing protein: protein MTGTATRSSLIASRGAGREPILEIQDLSVSYGFDDDPTHVLRGVDLTLHRGEVLGLAGESGCGKSTLAYAATRLLAPPGLITGGSVWFTDRDGSRRDILALDDRACARRAGRTSRSSSRAR from the coding sequence GTGACCGGCACCGCGACCCGTTCGTCCCTCATCGCTTCCCGGGGCGCCGGGCGCGAGCCGATCCTCGAGATTCAGGACCTCTCGGTCTCGTACGGCTTCGACGACGACCCGACGCACGTCCTGCGCGGCGTCGATCTCACGCTGCACCGCGGCGAAGTGCTCGGGCTGGCGGGGGAGTCGGGGTGCGGCAAGTCGACGCTCGCCTACGCCGCCACCCGCCTGCTCGCGCCCCCCGGACTCATCACGGGCGGAAGCGTCTGGTTCACCGACCGCGACGGGTCGCGACGCGACATCCTCGCACTCGACGATCGGGCCTGCGCGAGACGCGCTGGGAGGACGTCGCGATCGTCTTCCAGGGCGCGATGA
- a CDS encoding ABC transporter permease, with translation MDAAPGRARKRKRFLFLRNGKAITGLVILGFFVLLAIIGPWIAPYDPSASSADLLQPPSWDHWLGTDHLGRDILSQIIVGTRNVLVVSFVAAFAATFIGAVVGITAGYLGGAGDETLSALSNVFLVIPQLPLIIIVAGQLPTTGGLIVALVIGVTGWAWGARVLRAQTLSLRRRDFVEAARASGERTWRLVFVEILPNLTAILAAGFIGTVTFAVLSLITLSFIGILPVSEWNWGTILFWAQNNLALQRGAWWWFVPAGLCIALLGMALTFINFGIDEFVNPRLRSSGANAKALKRRGIRPRVGFTPVVREVPVKKAPTPKEDAS, from the coding sequence ATGGATGCTGCGCCCGGCCGCGCGCGCAAGCGCAAGCGCTTCCTCTTCCTGCGCAACGGCAAGGCCATCACGGGCCTCGTGATCCTCGGCTTCTTCGTCCTGCTGGCGATCATCGGTCCGTGGATCGCGCCGTACGACCCGAGCGCCTCGAGCGCCGACCTGCTCCAGCCGCCGTCCTGGGACCACTGGCTCGGCACCGACCACCTGGGTCGCGACATCCTGTCCCAGATCATCGTCGGCACGCGCAACGTGCTCGTCGTGAGCTTCGTGGCGGCCTTCGCCGCGACGTTCATCGGTGCCGTCGTCGGCATCACGGCCGGCTATCTCGGCGGGGCGGGCGATGAGACGCTGTCGGCGCTGTCGAACGTCTTCCTCGTCATCCCGCAGCTGCCACTCATCATCATCGTGGCGGGGCAGCTGCCGACGACGGGCGGCCTCATCGTCGCCCTCGTCATCGGCGTGACCGGGTGGGCGTGGGGTGCGCGCGTGCTGCGCGCGCAGACCCTCTCGCTGCGACGGCGCGACTTCGTCGAGGCCGCACGGGCGAGCGGCGAGCGCACGTGGCGGCTCGTGTTCGTCGAGATCCTGCCGAACCTCACGGCGATCCTCGCCGCGGGCTTCATCGGCACCGTGACCTTCGCCGTGCTGTCGCTCATCACCCTGTCGTTCATCGGCATCCTGCCTGTGAGCGAGTGGAACTGGGGCACGATCCTCTTCTGGGCGCAGAACAACCTCGCGCTGCAGCGCGGCGCCTGGTGGTGGTTCGTCCCCGCCGGCCTGTGCATCGCGCTGCTCGGCATGGCTCTCACGTTCATCAACTTCGGCATCGACGAGTTCGTCAATCCGCGGCTGCGCTCCTCGGGTGCCAACGCGAAGGCGCTGAAGCGGCGCGGCATCCGTCCCCGCGTCGGCTTCACGCCCGTCGTGCGGGAAGTGCCCGTCAAGAAGGCCCCGACCCCGAAGGAGGATGCCTCGTGA